In Pseudomonas sp. HR96, the DNA window GCGCGCTCCAGCGCGTTCTTCATGAAGCCGCGATCCTTGAGCACATAGAGTTGAAACCACATCGGCCGGCTCAGGTGCGGCGCGACTTCTTCGATCGGGCACACCGACACGGTCGACAGGGTGAAGGCAATGCCCTTGGCGTCGGCCGCCTTGGCCGCCTGCACTTCACCGCGGCGGGCGAACATGCCGAGCAGGCCCACCGGGCCCAGCGCCGCCGGCATGCTCAGGGTCTGGCCGAACAGGGTGGTGCTCAGGTCGAGTTCGGACATGTTGCGCAGCACGCCCTGGCGCAGGGCGATGTCAGCCAGGTCGCTGACGTTGTGCCGCAGGGTGTGCTCGGCATAGGCGCCACCGTCGGCGTAATGGAACAGGAAGGGTGGCAGTTTGCGTTCGGCGGCGGCGCGGTAGTCGGTGGAGGCCGAAATGATCATCGGTAACCTGCTCTCTTGTGGGATGGGCTGCTCTGTATATAGCCCATCTGACCGCTCGAGCGCCTATCGCTGGGAAAGAATCGCCGCCAGCAGCCCGGGAAAGCGCGCCTCCAGCACGTCGCGGCGCAGGGAATTCATGTGCGTGGTGCCGGCGCTGCGGGTGTGCACCAGGCCGGCGTCACGCAGCACGCGAAAGTGATGGGACATGCTCGACTTGGGCCGCCCGCCGTCCAGTTCGCCGCAGGTGGCCTCGGTAACCCCGGCCAGGCAACGGACGATTTCCATGCGCACGGGGTCGCTCAACGCGTGCAACAGGCGTTCGAGGGTCAGGTCTTCGGGGGTAGGGTGGAGGAAGGCGCGCATGGGGCGAATGATAACAGGGGTATCGCTGATTACCATAGTTCGATTACTATCGAACCATTGCCACTTGTCATTCACCCATCTTATGGAGTCTCACCATGGCTGCTTTGTTCGAACCCTACACGCTCAAGGACGTCACCTTGCGCAACCGCATCGCGATTCCGCCGATGTGCCAGTACATGGCCAATGACGGCATCGTCAACGATTGGCACCAGGTGCACCTGGCCGGCATGGCTCGCGGTGGCGCCGGCCTGCTGGTGGTGGAAGCCACCGCCGTGGCCCCTGAAGGCCGCATCACCCCCGGCTGCGCGGGTATCTGGAGCGATGCCCACGCCGAGGCTTTCGTGCCCATGGTCAAGGCGATCAAGGCTGCCGGCTCCGTGCCGGGCATCCAGATTGCCCACGCCGGGCGCAAGGCCAGCGCCAACCGTCCGTGGGAGGGCGATGATCACCTGGCTGAAAATGACCCGCGCGGCTGGCAGACCCTTGCGCCGTCGGCCATCGCCTTCGGTGCCAACCTGCCGAAAGTGCCCAAGGCCATGACCTTGGACGACATCGCCCGGGTCAAGCAGAACTTCGTCGACGCCGCGCGCCGCGCCCGTGATGCCGGCTTTGAGTGGATCGAGCTGCACTTCGCCCACGGTTACCTGGGCCAGAGCTTCTTCTCCGAGCACTCCAACCAGCGCACCGACGCCTACGGTGGCAGCTTCGACAACCGTTGCCGTTTCCTGCTGGAGACCCTCGCTGCGGTTCGCGAAGTCTGGCCGGAGCATCTGCCACTGACCGCGCGGTTCGGCGTGCTGGAGTATGACGGTCGTGACGAGCAGACCCTCGAAGAGTCCATCGAACTGGCGCGCCGCTTCAAGGCCGGCGGCCTGGATCTGTTGAGCGTCAGCGTCGGGTTCACCATCCCTGAGACAGACATCCCGTGGGGCCCGGCTTTCATGGGGCCGATCGCCGAACGTGTGCGCCGCGAAGCGGGCCTGCCGGTGACCTCGGCATGGGGCTTCGGCACCCCGCAACTGGCTGAAGCAGCGTTGCAGGCCGGCCATCTCGACTTGGTGTCGGTGGGGCGCGCACACCTGGCCGATCCGCACTGGGCGTACTTCGCCGCCAAGGAATTGCAGGTCGACAAGGCCTCCTGGACCCTGCCGGCGCCCTACGCCCATTGGCTGGAACGCTACCGCTGAGGCCGGCAGTTCAAGGGGTGCCCTGGAAAAACCGACCCAGCCGGTAGGGCTCCACGGCCGGCACGCCCTGCCAGCCGGCCGTCGGCGTGGCCAGTCTGCCGACCATCTGCGCGGTCACCGCCGCCTGGGTCAACCCCAGGTGCTGGTGACCGAAGGCAAGCAGCACTTTGCCGTCGCACAGGCGGTCGATGACCGGCAGCGAATCGGGCAGCGATGGCCGAAAGCCCATCCACGGGCTGGCGCCCTCGCAGCTCAGGTCACGCTCGAACAAGCCTTGGCTGAGCCTGTGCAACTGCCACGCCCGCTGCATGTTGGCCGGGCGTTGCAAGCCGGCGAACTCCACCGTGCCGGCCAGGCGCAGGCCGCCGCTCATGGGCGTCATGATGAAGCGACGTTCCAGCGAGGTGACGGCAAACGGCAGGCGTCCGGTTTCCTGGGGCAGCATCAGGTGATAGCCGCGCTCGGTTTCCAGTGGCACCGCCTTTCCCGTTAGTTGCCGTACCAGCGGCGCCGAGTGCGCCCCACAGGCCACCAGCACCTGCCTGGTCGTGAAGGGGCCGTCGGCGGTCATCAGGCTCACGCCGTCGGCGGTGACCTGCGCCCCCTCCACCCGTCGCTGCATAAACTGCACGCCCAGCGCGCCGGCAGCAGCGGCCATGGCCTGCACCACTTGGTACGGGTCGATGAAATGCCCGGTTTTTGCAAAGAACAGCCCGCCCTTGATGCGCGAGTGCAGCTGTGGCGCAGCGTCGCGCACGACGGCTGCGGGCCATAGCTCCACAGGCACCTGTTGCTCACCCATGCGTCCTTGCACAGCGGCGATCGCCCGCGCTGACTCGGCGTGCTCGAACACCAGCAGCGAACCGTCCAGCTTGAACAGATCAGCCTGCCCGATCGACTGCAGCAACTGCTGCCAGGCGCTCAAGCTGTTGTCGTTGAGTGCGCGCAAGCCCGCGACGGTGCGCTGCATCGGCGCCTCGCGCAGATTGCGCAACAGGCGCAGAAACCACGGCGCAGCCTGGGGCAGGTAGCGCCAGTCCAGGCGCAAGGGACCCAGGGGGTCGAGCAGCATGGCAGGCAGGCGCCTGAGAATCGAGGCATCGGCGATCGGAAACACCTGCTCGGTGGCCAGGTGCCCGGCGTTGCCGAACGAGGCGCCGCGCCCCGGCGGCTGCGGGTCGATCACCGTGACCTGCAGGCCCTGGCGCGCCAGCTGCAGGGCGCAGGCAACGCCGATCACGCCGGCACCGACCACGGCGATGTCGCAGTGAGTGGCCACCGGCATCAGCGCAGCGCTTCGGCCGACCAGTTGGCGTACCACTGGCGGAACAGCTGGTACTGATTCTCGGCGTAGCGGCGCTGGGCATCGCTGAGCACGTCGCTGGCGTTGAAGTGCAGGCGATATTCCTGGTCGCCGTTGAGCACCATCAGGTACTTGTAATACAGCACCAGGTCGCCGCCTTCGTCGAAGGAAGACAGCACTGCCAGCGCCGTTTCCAGCTCGCTGGCCTGGCGCCGCGCCTTGGCGTCGCCCTGGGCGGCCTGCCGACACAGCTCGACCAGCTGCAACACCTCGCGCGGCAGGGCGTTGCCGATGCCGGTGATTGCGCCGGTGGCGCCGCAGTTGACGAAACCGTGCACGACCTGGGTGTCGACGCCGACCATCAGGGTCACCTCGTCATCGCCCGAGGTGATGTGCTCGGCGGCGTAGCGCAGGTCAGTGGCGCCGCCGAACTCCTTGAAGCCGATCAGGTTGCGATGCTCGCGGCGCAGTTCGAAGAACAGCTCGGCGCGGGTGGCGAAGCCGTAGTAGGGGCTGTTGTAGATGATCGCCGGCAGATCGGGTGCCGCTTGCAGGATCGCGCTGAAGTGGGCCTTCTGGGCGGCGGCCGAGGTGCCCCGGGACAGCAGGCGCGGGATCACCATCAGGCCTTTGGCGCCGACCTTGGCCGCATGCGCGGCGTGGGCCACGGCTTCGGCGGAGTTGACCGCGCCGGTGCCGACGATGGTCGGGATGCCGGTCGCCACCAGGCGCGCCACGCCTTCCTGGCGCTGGGCCTGGCTGAGCAGCGGCCAGTCGCCCATGGAGCCGCAATAGACCACGGCGCTCATGCCCAGGTCGATCAGTTCGCGGGCCTTGGCCACCAGCGCGTCGAAATCCGGCTGGCGGTCGTCGGTGCAGGGCGTCATCAGGGCCGGGATGCAGCCGGTGAACACATTGCTCATGGAAAGCTCCTCGCTAGGAATGAAAGGCAGGTACGGGGCTCAGATGCCCCAGGCAAAGGGATCCTGCTCGTCGATCAGCAGGGTGCTGTCGGCGGTAATGAAGGCGCGACCGGTGATCAGCGGGCTGATCTGCCCGTCGCCGAGGCTCTGGTAGGTGCCGACGAACTGGCTGCCGGTGATGCTCGCCTGCACCCAGGGCTCACCCTCGGCCAGCTTGCCGTCGGCGGCCAGGCACGCCAGCTTGGCGCTGGTGCCGGTGCCACAGGGCGAGCGATCGTAGGCGCCACCGGGGCACATGACGAAGTTGCGGCTGTCGGCGCTGTCGTCGTCGGCAAACAATTCGATATGGTCGATCACCGCGCCGCCTTCGCCGGTGATGCCTTGCGCTTGCAGCGCCTGGAGCATCTGCCAGGTGAACTGGCTGAGGGCGGCGACGTTGTCCAGCTGCAGGGCCTGGCCATGCTCGGCCACCAGGAAGAACCAGTTGCCGCCCCAGGCGACGTCGCCCGTGACCTGGCCATGGCCTGGCACCTGCACCGCGACCTGTTGCCGGTAGCGCCAGGCCGGCACGTTGCGCAAGGTCACGTTGCCGTCCGGGTGCAGGGTGGCATCGACCGGGCCCACCGGTGTGTCGATCTTGTGCACGCCGGGGCCGATCATGCCCAGGTGATGCAGGGAGGCGACCAGGCCGATGGTGCCGTGGCCGCACATGCCCAGGTAGCCGGCGTTGTTGAAGAAGATCACCCCGCACACGGCGTCCGCCGACAGCGGCGGGCAGTACAGGGCGCCGACCAGCACGTCGTTGCCACGCGGTTCGAGCAGGCAGGCGCGGCGCCATTGGTCATGCTCCTCGCGCAGCGCACCGAGCCGCTCGGCCATGGTCCGGCCGGGCAGCGCCGGAAAGCCCTTCATCACCAGCCGGGTCGGCTCGCCGCCGGTGTGGGAATCGATAACGCGAACCTGCTTCATGGTGCACCTGCCGTTGCCTCGGGACTGCTCACAGCCTGAGCTTCACGGCGGCATTTTTATTGATGCCTTGCCACTGGCGCGATGACGAAATCGGCACAATGCTGTACATCTTCCCGCTCGCCCATCGATGGAGATCAACCATGACCGCGCAGGCCATGACCCCGCAGGCGCTGGCCGCCCTGTGCGCCCCCGGCGCGCAGCCGGCCCCGGACAGCCTGGAGCAGTGGCTGGGCAACGTGGCGCTGTTGCTGCCGATGCTCGACCTGATCGGCAACGCCGCCATCTTCGTCAAGGACAGCCAGGCGCGCTACGTGCTGGCCAATCGCACCCTGGTGCAGCGCTGCGGCTTCAAGCAATTGCAGCCGCTGCTGGGCAAGACCAGCGCCGAGATCTTTCCGGCGCAGCTGGGTTCGGCCTACACCGAGCAGGACCGCCAGGTACTGGAGCAGGGCCTGGTGCTGGAAGATCAGCTGGAGTTGCATCTGTATGGCAGCCGCGAGCCGGGCTGGTGCCTGACCCACAAGCGCCCGCTGTACGACCGCAGCGCCCGCATCATCGGCCTGGTAGGTATTTCCCTCGATTTGCACGCCGCCAGTGACAGCCACCCGGCCTACCAACGCCTGGCCGCCGTCGACGACTACATTGCCCGCCACTTCCAGCAGCGCATCGCCCTGAGCGAGTTGACCGCCATCGCCGGCTGCTCGGTGGCGCAGCTGGAGCGGTACTGCAAGCGGGTGTTCCAGCTGACCCCACGGCAGATGATCCAGAAGGCGCGCCTGGGTCATGCACACCGCCTGCTGCTGTCCAGCGTGCCGGTCACCGAGGTGGCGCTGCAGTGCGGCTACACCGACCACAGTGCCTTCAGCCGGCAGTTCAAGAGCCTGACCGGGCTGACCCCACGGCAGTATCGGCAGGCGGCCGCAGGCTCTGCGCCTGCCTGACCAGCCAGTCGTGCACGGCGCGCCGGGCGGGGTTGCGCAGGGCATCCTCACGGTAGGCGATGACGTATTTCTTGCGGGCGGCGATGGGCGCGCCGAAGGGGATGAGCAGGGCGCCACGCTGCAGCTCGTCGGTGATCAGGCTCTGCCGGGCGATGGCCACGCCCATGCCCATGATCGCCGCCTCGATGGTCAGGTGGTTGCGGTTGAAGGTGTGGCCGCGGCGCACGTCGATACCCCGCGCGCCGATGGCGCTGAGGTAGAACTCCCATTCGGCGTATTCGTAACTGCCGCGCCAGGCGGTGATGTCGTGCAGCACCGGGTAGTGCACCAGTTGTTCAGGGCCGTCGAGCGGCACGTCGGCGCGCAGCAGGCGCGGCGAACACACCGGGAACAGCCGTTCTTCCAGCAGCGAGGTGCTGGACAGGCCCGGGTAGCTGCCGTCGTTGAGGTCGATGGCCAGGTCGAAGTCGTCGTCACGCAGCGAGCCGCTGCTGTCTTCGGCGATGATCCGCAGTTGCAGGTCCGGGAAGGCCTGCTCCAGCGCCGGCAGGCGCGGCATCAGCCATTTCTGCAGGAACGAGGGAATGCAGCGCAGCTTGAACACCCCGCCGATCCGCCCGGAGTGCAGCAGGCGCAGCTCATCGTCGATGCGGCTGTGCACTTCGTTGGCGACGATCGCCAGGCGCTGGCCTTCGGCGGTCAGCTCCAGGCCGCGGCCGACCCGCAGGAACAGGGCAAAGCCGAGTTTCTCCTC includes these proteins:
- a CDS encoding ArsR/SmtB family transcription factor, with translation MRAFLHPTPEDLTLERLLHALSDPVRMEIVRCLAGVTEATCGELDGGRPKSSMSHHFRVLRDAGLVHTRSAGTTHMNSLRRDVLEARFPGLLAAILSQR
- a CDS encoding NADH:flavin oxidoreductase/NADH oxidase, giving the protein MAALFEPYTLKDVTLRNRIAIPPMCQYMANDGIVNDWHQVHLAGMARGGAGLLVVEATAVAPEGRITPGCAGIWSDAHAEAFVPMVKAIKAAGSVPGIQIAHAGRKASANRPWEGDDHLAENDPRGWQTLAPSAIAFGANLPKVPKAMTLDDIARVKQNFVDAARRARDAGFEWIELHFAHGYLGQSFFSEHSNQRTDAYGGSFDNRCRFLLETLAAVREVWPEHLPLTARFGVLEYDGRDEQTLEESIELARRFKAGGLDLLSVSVGFTIPETDIPWGPAFMGPIAERVRREAGLPVTSAWGFGTPQLAEAALQAGHLDLVSVGRAHLADPHWAYFAAKELQVDKASWTLPAPYAHWLERYR
- a CDS encoding FAD-dependent oxidoreductase, translating into MPVATHCDIAVVGAGVIGVACALQLARQGLQVTVIDPQPPGRGASFGNAGHLATEQVFPIADASILRRLPAMLLDPLGPLRLDWRYLPQAAPWFLRLLRNLREAPMQRTVAGLRALNDNSLSAWQQLLQSIGQADLFKLDGSLLVFEHAESARAIAAVQGRMGEQQVPVELWPAAVVRDAAPQLHSRIKGGLFFAKTGHFIDPYQVVQAMAAAAGALGVQFMQRRVEGAQVTADGVSLMTADGPFTTRQVLVACGAHSAPLVRQLTGKAVPLETERGYHLMLPQETGRLPFAVTSLERRFIMTPMSGGLRLAGTVEFAGLQRPANMQRAWQLHRLSQGLFERDLSCEGASPWMGFRPSLPDSLPVIDRLCDGKVLLAFGHQHLGLTQAAVTAQMVGRLATPTAGWQGVPAVEPYRLGRFFQGTP
- a CDS encoding dihydrodipicolinate synthase family protein, with the translated sequence MSNVFTGCIPALMTPCTDDRQPDFDALVAKARELIDLGMSAVVYCGSMGDWPLLSQAQRQEGVARLVATGIPTIVGTGAVNSAEAVAHAAHAAKVGAKGLMVIPRLLSRGTSAAAQKAHFSAILQAAPDLPAIIYNSPYYGFATRAELFFELRREHRNLIGFKEFGGATDLRYAAEHITSGDDEVTLMVGVDTQVVHGFVNCGATGAITGIGNALPREVLQLVELCRQAAQGDAKARRQASELETALAVLSSFDEGGDLVLYYKYLMVLNGDQEYRLHFNASDVLSDAQRRYAENQYQLFRQWYANWSAEALR
- a CDS encoding 4-hydroxyproline epimerase, which encodes MKQVRVIDSHTGGEPTRLVMKGFPALPGRTMAERLGALREEHDQWRRACLLEPRGNDVLVGALYCPPLSADAVCGVIFFNNAGYLGMCGHGTIGLVASLHHLGMIGPGVHKIDTPVGPVDATLHPDGNVTLRNVPAWRYRQQVAVQVPGHGQVTGDVAWGGNWFFLVAEHGQALQLDNVAALSQFTWQMLQALQAQGITGEGGAVIDHIELFADDDSADSRNFVMCPGGAYDRSPCGTGTSAKLACLAADGKLAEGEPWVQASITGSQFVGTYQSLGDGQISPLITGRAFITADSTLLIDEQDPFAWGI
- a CDS encoding AraC family transcriptional regulator encodes the protein MTPQALAALCAPGAQPAPDSLEQWLGNVALLLPMLDLIGNAAIFVKDSQARYVLANRTLVQRCGFKQLQPLLGKTSAEIFPAQLGSAYTEQDRQVLEQGLVLEDQLELHLYGSREPGWCLTHKRPLYDRSARIIGLVGISLDLHAASDSHPAYQRLAAVDDYIARHFQQRIALSELTAIAGCSVAQLERYCKRVFQLTPRQMIQKARLGHAHRLLLSSVPVTEVALQCGYTDHSAFSRQFKSLTGLTPRQYRQAAAGSAPA
- a CDS encoding LysR substrate-binding domain-containing protein — protein: MSRILTAQMHAWLQVFACAARHMSFTRCADELHVTPGAISQQIKQLEEKLGFALFLRVGRGLELTAEGQRLAIVANEVHSRIDDELRLLHSGRIGGVFKLRCIPSFLQKWLMPRLPALEQAFPDLQLRIIAEDSSGSLRDDDFDLAIDLNDGSYPGLSSTSLLEERLFPVCSPRLLRADVPLDGPEQLVHYPVLHDITAWRGSYEYAEWEFYLSAIGARGIDVRRGHTFNRNHLTIEAAIMGMGVAIARQSLITDELQRGALLIPFGAPIAARKKYVIAYREDALRNPARRAVHDWLVRQAQSLRPPADTAVGSARSGS